CTGAAGTCGATTTAAAACCATTTTCGGTGACACGCTTTTTCTAGACACTAGAAAGTAGGGATATTTGGTTAATTTCCAGTGCTATAAAAGCCTCTCTCATTTCTTCCACAACATCAAACGTGAACCCGGTCAATACAGATCGGGTTTTCTTGTGCCGAACTACTCCAACTATGTGTAACAAGGAATTAAGAACGCCAACAAAAATAAAGCGGGCGACCCCGAATCATGGCGGACCGCCCTTATTGCGACCTTACAGAGCCTTGTCGTCCACGCTGTCCAACCACTTCTCGATCTCGCCGATGACCGACTTCACACAGCCGTCTTCGAAGGGGGAGATGAGGTTGGCTTCCCGGACGAGATCGACAAACGACATCGTGCCGCCGAGTTTACACAGGTGGAGGTAGTCTTTCCACGCGGCCTCGCGGTTGTCGTGCATCTTCTTCCAGAACTGAAGGGCACAGATTTGCGCCAGGGCGTAGTCGATGTAATAGAACGGATAATTGAAAATGTGCAGCTGCTGGTGCCAGTATCCGCCGCGTTCCAGATATTCGTTTTCCGCATAGTTGCGGTGAGGGAGATATTTGCGCTCGATGTCGCGCCACGCAGCTTTGCGCTCAGCCGGTGTGGCATCCGGATTCTCGTAGACGAAGTGTTGGAACTCATCGACACTGACGAGATAAGGGATGGTCGTCACGGAATCACTCAAGTGGTAGAACTTGAACTTCTCCGTGTCTTCGTTGAAGAAGAGGTTCATCCAATCCCAGGTGAAAAACTCCATGCTCATCGAGTGGATTTCTGCAGCTTCCGACGTGGGGAAAAGGTACTCCGGTACGGGATAATTACGTGAGCTGTAAGCTTGGAACGCGTGTCCCGCTTCGTGCGTCAGGACAGTCACGTCGTGCGCTGTTCCGTTGAAGTTTGCGAAAATGAAGGGAGCCTTCTCCTCTGGGATAATATCGCAGTAACCGCCTACGCGTTTGCCCTCTTTGCTGAGCAAATCCAGTAAATCGTTGTCGGCCATAAAAGCGAAGAATTCGTCCGTTTCCGGAGAAAGTTCATGATACATTTTGCGGCCATTCTCAACGATCCAGTCGGCATCGCCCTTTGGTTCCGGATTGCCGGACGGGAAGTTGAGCGCGGTGTCGTAATAGTGGAGTGTGTCCACGCCGATCCGTTCCCGTTGGCGTTCGCGGAGCTTTTCTGCAAGGGGTACAATCAAGTCTTTCACCTGCTTGCGGAACGCCGCAGCTTCCGTTGGACCGTAATCCGTCCGATTCATCCTCGCATAGCCCATCTTGACAAAGTTATCGTAGCCCAACTTTCGAGCCATTTGCGTGCGCAACTTGACCATTCTGTCGTAAATGTCGTCGAACTGTGCTTCATGGGCGGCAAAGAACTCATAGCGGGCTTCGTTTGCCGCTTTGCGCACAGATCGATCCGGCACGTTCACGTACTTCCCGAGTTGCGAAAGGGTCAGTTCTTTTCCGTCAAACGGTATTTTTGCGGATGCCACGAGGGCGTTGTATTCCGTCACGAGTTGGTTGTTTTGTTTCATGTCCTCAATAATTTCGGGCGAGAAAAATTGAACAGCCAAATCCGCAAGGCGAAATAGGTGTGCACCGAACGCTGCCTCAAGTTCCTTGCGATACTGGGAGGATGTGATGGCCCCGCGGAACAGGGTCTCAAGATGTTCAAAAGTAGGTGTAACTTCATCAAAATACGCTTTCTCATCGCGATAAAACGCGTCCCTCGTATCAATCGAGTTGCGAATGGACGCGAGCGTGGACATGGTCATGAAGTGTGATCGGAGTGAGTTGATGTCCTCCATCACCCGTTTTTGCTCGTCAGCCGATTTCGCTGAATTGAACTGGTGGAGGAGTTCGCTGAACTTCTCTTCCACCTGTTGCATGTCTGGTCTCTCGTAGTGCATCTCGTTGAATTTCATAAACTGCCTCCGTTCCCTTACCATGCGAGTAAGTGATCTTTGTACAGCACTATTTTACATTGAATAGTCTTGCAAGTGTGAAAAACAAAGATTATGTTTTGTTTAGTCTGTTAAGTAATTTCCCGTCATTCGCCTCAAGGCAAAGACATACTTGATTGCGTGTGGGACACGCGATGCACATACACATAGGTGGAGAGGTGGCAACGGGTGAAAAAACTGTTCAAATATCTTCGGCCGTACCGTTTGTCGATTAGCTTGATTGTTCTGTTCATCTTTTTGCAGTGCCTTTGTAACTTATATCTCCCGACGTTGATGGCGAAGATCGTCGACAATGGTGTCATCAAAGGGGATATCCCGTACATATGGCGGATCGGTGGATTCATGCTCGCCGTTTCTATCTGTGCTGTCGTGTTGTCGATCTCGGCCGGTTTCCTGTCATCGCGGACATCGTCCTCGTTTGGCCGCGTTCTGCGAAGCGAAGTGTTTGCTCACGCTGAACAATTTACACTCCACGAGTTCGATCACTTTGGAACGTCGTCACTGATCACACGATCCACCAACGATATTACCCAGGTTCAGCAGCTGGTGAACATGATGCTCAGAATGATGATCATGGCCCCGCTCAACTTTATCGGCGGGATCCTGATGGCCGTCTATACCGATGCAAGGCTTTCCCTTGTCATTGTTGTCATGGTACCCCTGTTGGCCATCGCGATATTCGCCATTTTCTCCAGAGCCACGGTCCTATTTAAGAGTCTGCAAGTGAAAATTGACAAGCTGAATCGTGTTTTGCGGGAGAACTTGACTGGTATCCGCGTGATTCGATCCTTCAACCGGGTGGACTTCGAAAAGCGGCGATTTGACGACGCCAACTTGGATCTCACGAGCACCACAACGAGAGTACAGAAGATCATGGCCACGTTGATGCCGCTTTTGATGTTGATTATCAACTTTTCCACACTGGCCATTATTTGGTTCGCCGGCATTCGAATCAACAACGGGCTGATGCAAGTAGGATCGCTCATCGCGTTTATCCAGTACGTCATGCAATTGCTTTTCTCCATCATGATGGTCTCCATGATGTTCTTCATGATTCCACGTGCATCCGCATCCGCAGCGCGCATCAACGAGGTTCTGGAAAAGGTTCCGGAAATCGCGGACAGGGAGCTCGTCCGCCATGCGAATGGTGCTCCGGGAACCATCGAGTTCCGCAATGTCACGTTCAGTTACCCAGGTGCGGAGAAACCGGCGGTGTCCAACATTTCATTTGTTGCGAGGCCGGGGCAAGTGACGGCCCTCATTGGTGGGACGGGATCGGGAAAGTCGACTTTGGTGAGCCTCATCCCACGCTTTTACGATATCGACAGCGGAGCGCTGCTGGTTGACGGTATCGACGTTCGCGAGCAGTCGCAGGAAAACCTTCGTTCCAAAATCGGGTACGTCCCCCAAAAGGCCATTTTGTTCACGGGTACCATCGCGGACAACATCCGCTACGGAAAAGATGACGCGACGGATGAAGAAATCAAACATGCCGCAGATATCGCGCAGGCGACTGGCTTCATAGCGGAGATGCAGAATGGGTTTGATTCGTTTATCGAGCAAGGCGGGACAAACGTGTCAGGGGGACAAAAACAACGGTTGTCCATTGCGAGAGTGCTGGTCAGAAGACCGGAAATCTACATCTTTGATGACAGTTTTTCCGCGCTCGACTTCAAGACGGATGCGAAATTGCGATCCGCCCTCAAAGAGGAAGTGTCTAATTCAACGGTACTCATCGTCGCTCAGCGCGTCAGCACAGTTCGCGATGCGGACGTCATCATTGTCTTGGATGAAGGACGCATTGCGGGCATCGGGAAGCACAGAGAGTTGCTTGAGACGTGCCAGGTCTACCGGGAAATCGTGTCGTCACAATTGTCGGAGGAGGAGAGCGCATGAGTGATGACCGTATACAGTCACGGCATGGTCGCCCTCAGATGCGCATGCATCGAGGCGGCGGTTGGGGACGGCCTGGCGGCTTCGGGATGCCCGTTCAAAAAGCGAAAAATTTCAAAGCGACACTTTGGCGACTGGCGAGCTATTTCAGACCCCATTTGTTGCGGTTAATCGTTGTTTTTGTGGCGGCCATTGCGAGCACGGTGTTCAGCATCGTCAGCCCGAAGTTGATGGGCAACGCAACAACGGACCTATTCAAAGGTGTCGTCGCCAAAATGAAGGGTGTTCCAGGCGCTGGGGTGGACTTTCACGACATTTTGCATATTCTTGTCGTCCTCGCTTGTCTCTACATTCTCAGTTCTCTCTTCAGTTACGTTCAGCAGTACGTCATGGCGGGTGTGGCCCAAAGCACCGTTTACCGGTTGCGCAAAGAGGTAAACGACAAGCTTTCCAGATTGCCCCTGACGTTTTTTGATTCACGGCCAAACGGTGAAATTCTCAGTCGCTTCGTAAACGACTTTGACAACATCGGAAATACGCTACAGCAAAGTCTCACGCAATTGTTCACAGCCATCGTCACATTTTTGGGTGTGATTGTCATGATGGTGACCATCAGTCCACTGATGACGCTGGTGGTTGTTCTAACACTGCCTTTGAGCTTTCTGGTGACGAAGATGATCGCATCGAGATCGCAACGGTATTTTGTCGGGCAACAGAAATCACTTGGGCAACTGAACAGCCATGTGGAAGAAATGTACACGGGGCACCAAATTGTCAAGGCATTCGGGCACGAAACGAAATCCATTGCGAAATTCAACGAACTGAATGACCGACTATATGAGTCGGGGTGGCGGGCGCAGTTTATATCGGGGGCGATATTTCCCCTCATGAATTTTATCGGCAATATCGGCTACGTCTTAGTGAGTGTCATCGGCGGCATTCTGGTGACGAGACGGGCGATTCAAATTGGCGATATTCAGGCGTTCATTCAATATACGCGCCAGTTCTCCCAGCCCATCATGCAACTGTCGAGTATCGCGAACATCATTCAGTCGACGATCGCCTCAGCAGAACGCGTTTTCGAACTGCTCGACGAAGCAGAAGAGACACCGGAAGCCCCCAATGCGAAAACGATCTCGGATCCGAAGGGGGAAGTCCAGCTCCAGCACGTCCGTTTTCGTTACAATCCGGACGTCCCACTCATCGAGGACATGAATATAGATGTGTCACAGGGTCAGACCATTGCCATCGTTGGACCCACGGGTGCAGGGAAGACGACCCTCGTGAATTTGTTGATGCGGTTTTATGAAATAGATGGCGGGAAAATCACGATCGACGGGGTCGATATCACTCAGTTGAAGCGGAGTAACCTGCGGGGGTTGTTCGGAATGGTCCTTCAAGATACATGGCTGTTCAAAGGCAGTATCCGTGACAACATTGCCTATGGACGAGAGGACGCAACGGACGAGGAAGTTGTGGCTGCCGCGACAGCGGCGCACGCGGATCACTTCATTCGCACGCTTCCTGACGGTTACGACACAGTGTTAAACGAAGAGGCTTCAAACATTTCCCAAGGTCAAAAGCAACTGTTGACCATCGCTCGAGCGATTTTGGCAGACCCGGCGATTCTTATCTTGGACGAAGCGACAAGCAGCGTCGATACACGGACAGAGGTTCACATTCAAACGGCCATGCGAGAATTAATGCAAGGCCGGACAAGTTTTGTCATTGCGCATCGACTGTCCACCATTCGCGATGCAGATCTGATTCTTGTCATGAACAACGGTGCCGTGATCGAACAAGGGGACCACGAGACACTGCTCGCCAAGCAAGGCTTTTATGCGGACCTCTACAACAGCCAGTTTAGCCTGAAGGAGAGCGAACTGATGTAGGGGGCACTCGGCCTGTTTCCTTGTTTTGCAACCGGGTACTAACTGTTATAATTGTTATAACATGTATAACGGTTTCAGAATAACGTAAAAATGAGAAGAGGGTAGATTGCCGATGGGAGAGGTTCAAGTGGAGCGTGTACACCGGAAGGTCACGAAGATTGGTAACAGTTTTGGTGTAACCCTCAATAAGGAGTTACTGAACAGAATCAACGCGGACCTTGGTGACGACCTTGAAATTATAGTGAACGAGAATGAAGGTGAGATCGTACTGCGTAAATCCCCCAAAATTCCAAAAGGGCTCGACTCGCGATTCTTCGAGGTTTTACAAGCGAATGTCGATCAATATCGTAAGACCATTGAAGGTCTAAAAGACAGATGACTCATTTCCTGTCCGAAGAAGAAGTCATTGCGATAAATCTTTGGGTAATCAAGGAGTTTTCACCCGGTGAACAGACTGGTGTAAAGTTTCCAGATCTAAACAATCGGTACTGGGTGATGATGCTTACCCAACGGTTTTTCTAAAGGCAGCGGCGCTATTTGAATCTCTGGCACAAAATCATGCGTTCCAAAATGCGAATAAACGAACAGCGTTTTTATCCCTTCTTCAGTTCCTGGGGTACAACGGGTACACCTTCGTAATGGATCAAAAGCTAGCTGAGGATTTCGTGGTTGATGTGGTGAACCACAAGTATACGTTTGAACAGATCACTGAAATCATTGAATCCAATAGCCATCAATAACCTCTCGAATCAGCACCTCATTGTTACCGGATCAGCATACCTGCAATGGCGGCATTCATGAGATTGGCCAGCGTTCCACCGAGGAGCGCTCGCATACTGAGGCGTGCCACATCTCGGCGACGATCGGGCGCAAGGCCACCGAATGTCCCAATTTGAATGGCAACGGACGAGAAGTTCGCGAATCCGCACAAGGCGAACGTCACAATAGCGGCCGTCTTTGTGCTTAAGTGGTGAAGTTTTGGGCCGAGATCGGAATATGCGACGAACTCATTGACGGCAAGCTTCTCTCCGATGAATCCACCGGCGGTTACGGCTTCGTGCCAGGGCACGCCGATGATGAATGCGATGGGAGAGAAGATGTAGCCGAGAATCCGTTGCAGCGTCAAATGCGGGAATCCGAAGAGGCCGCCAAGCCCACCGAGAATACCATTAATGAGCGCTATCAACGAGATGAACGCGAGCAACAAAGCCCCGACGTTGACGGCCAGTTTGAGGCCGCTCAGTGTCCCGGATGCAGCTGCATCGATGATGTTCGCCGATTCTTTGTCACTTTCCATTCGAACGGATTCCCCAGTTAATGGCTCACCCGTTTCAGGAAACATGATTTTGCCGATACAGAGGGCTGCGGGGGCAGTCATAATACATGCCGTGAGAAGGTATGGCAGAGGAATGCCCAACAGGGCGTAACCAACCAATGTCGATCCCGCCACTGACGTGAACCCACACGTCATGACTTGAAACAGTTCGGCTTCCGTAAGTCGGTCAATGTACGGACGGATGAGCAGGGGGGCTTCGGATTGGCCGAGGAATACAGTGGAAATGGCAGACAGGGACTCCAGTCGACTGGTGCCCAATAACCACTGCACCGCACCTCCGACAATCTGGATGACCCACTGAATGACACGAAGGTAATATAGAATGCCGATTAAGGCACCTAAAAAGATGATGACCGGCAGCACTTGTAGTGCGAAAATGGAGCCTTGTAATTTGACCAACGGTCCAAACAAAAAGCCGATACCTTGGTTCGCGTAGGCCATGATGCGTTCCACACCGCTCGTCACCCAATTCAAGGCGGCCCGTCCTGGCGTCCACAGCCAAACGAGGACAGCGAACAGAATTTCGAACCCTAAACTCAAGAGCACGGCACGCCAGCGAATGCGTCGTTTGTTGTTTGAGCACACATAGGCAATGGCCATGAGCACAGCGATTCCGACTAATCCCCACAAAATCTGCACGAGTATCCCCCTGTGTCTGTTCTATACATGTCCGGTTTGCCCAAACTTTTCGTCCACATGAGGATTTGCTATTCCAGAAAAAGAATGCACGAGGAACATTGCGGAGTCCGTTATGAAAAGCAGCTGCCCATTGGTCACGTTTCGTTCCATGAGACGTGGGCGGGCAGCCGCTTGCCATAACGGTTGAGGTAACGCAAGCGTTTCGACTGAAGCGGCGTACAGCGAGTTACATGGTGTAGGGATCGCTTGCGTCCAAGTCATCTTCGGAGTCATTGTCTGGCTCACTGAACAGTTCATAGCTACCTACTGTCACTAGTTCGCTTTCTGTTGTACCCAACTCGTCGGTCGGTTCTGCAAATAGATCGTCGTCCACTGGTGCTGGTATTTCGTCACTTGTGGTCTGCGCAAGGTAATCTGCTTCCGTGCGAAAATCAAACTGACTGCCCATGGCGATCCAATGAACAATGCCTACATCTGCTTTCGGCTGGCCAACTCGTGTAATACGGAGAACAAAGCTTGTTTGAGTCTGCTCTTGGACGACGACATAGCAGCCGAGCACATTTGTGTTCGCAACGACGACAAACCGGTCACTCGGATACCCCTCATCCAGCGAAACAGGGACATCGACCCATTCCTGTGTTTCTTTGATAAGGAACGGAATCATGCCAAATTGTTGTAATGCTTCACCATGCTGCTCAGTGGTCCGCACGGGAGCGAAGTCCAAATTGTCACTGGTCACCGAATAGGGAGCCAGCTTTTCCGTTGTGACGACGTAGTCTTGCAATGTCTCCGTTGTCACTGCACCGGCCTGAATGTGCCTGCTTTTAATGGCATTGTCTGCGATGGATTCACTGACCACCGCTTGGTGCGAAATGTGTACCGTTAGAACGGCCCGCGCGTGTAGTTTGTCTGCGTTGACCGACTCGTCAGCAAGAATGTCCGCCGTGACCGATTGGGCAGCCATCTTCGAAGTCGTCACGGAGTCGTTTTGAAGCATCTCTGTGGTGACTGTCTCCGGCAGAATGTGTCTAGTTTCGATGGCACCGTCGGCGATCGACTCACTCCTGACCGCATGAGGGGCGAGATGTGAACCGTGTACCGCGCCGGCTTGCAGTTTATCGGCATCCACAGATTCGTTCGCGAGTTTCTCCGTTGTGACAGATCCATATCCCAATTTGTCAGCTGTCACTGTCTCATCTTCTAACAAGTCCGCGGTGATGATACCGGCCTGAATGTGCCTGGTTTCAATGGCTCCGTCTGCAATCGTGTCACTTGTGACCGCTTGCTGCGAAATGTGTACCGTTTGCACGGCTCGTGGACTCAGTTTGTCTGCGTCAACCGATTCATCCGCAAGGACATCCGTCGTCACGGATTGGATCGCCAATTTTTCAGTCGTCACGGAGTTATCCTGAAGCATCTCCGTGATGATTGTACTCGGCTGAATATGCCTCGTTCCAATGGCCCCATCTGCAATTGATTCGCTGACGACCGCCTGGCGCTCGAGGTGCGCCGTTTGCACGGCCCTTGCCTGAAGTTTATCTGCACTCACGGATTCATCTGCAAATTTTTCGGTCGTGACGGATTGCACCGCCAATTTGTCAGTCGTTACGGCACCGTCTTCCAGTACCTCCGTGGTAATGGCCCGGGGTTGCATGTGTTTGCTGCCAACCGCTCCATACGCGATGGACTCACTCGCGACTGCCTGGGGTGCAAGATGTGAACTGCATACCGCACCTGCCTGAAGTTTGTCGGCGTCAACAGATGCACTGGCCAATTTGTCAGTCGTGACAGACGCTGTTCCCAATTTGTCAGTCGTTACAGCACCATCTTGTAATATTTCAGTGATCACGGCAGCGGGCTGGATGTGTCTCGTCTCGATGGCAGCGTCCGCGATCGACTTACTCGTCACCGCCTGAGGTGCGAGATGTGAGTTGTGCACCGCGCCCGCCTGCAGTTTGTCTGCGGAGATAGACTCATCCGCAAGGATGTCTGTCGTGACCGAGCGGACGGTCAACTTGTCTGTCGTGACCGAATTGTCCTGAAGCATCTCAGTGGTGACTGCTCCAGGCTGAATGTGTCTGCTTTCAATGGCACCGTCGGCAATTGAATCACTGACAACGGCTTGCCGCTCCAGGTGTACAGTCTGTACAGCCCGTGCGTGCAATTTCTGTCCATCCACAGATTCATCTGCCAGATTGTCGGTCGTGACGGACTGAGTCGCCAGTTTATCGCTGGTAACGGACCCATCCTGCAGGATCTCTGTCGTGACTGCTCCGGGTTGAATGTGTTTCGCGGAAACAGCGCCATAGGCAATCGATTCACTCACGACAGCCTGAGGTGCGAGATGGGTACTTTGCACGGCTCCCACCTGCAGTTTCTCGCTATTTACCGAAGTGCTCGCCAGTTTGTCGGTTGTGACGGACGCATTTGCCAATTGGTTCGTCGTCACTGCGTCATCCTGTAACATTTCTGCCGTGACTGCACCAGGCTGAATGTGCCTCGTTTCAATGGCACCGTCCGCAATGGATTCACTGACGACGGCCTGCCGCGCAATGTGAACCGTCCGGACGGCTCGCGGGTTCAGTTTATCTGCATCTACCGACTTTTCTGCTAGGATGTCCTTCGTAACCGAGTGAAGTGCCAATTTGATTGTCGTCACGGAGTCATCCTGAATCATTTCCGTGATAATTGTGCCAGGTTGAATATGTCTGCTCTCAATGGCACCGTCCGCGATGGATTCACTGACGACTGCTTGCCGTTCCAAATGTGCTGTCTGAACGGCGCGCGCGTGTAGCTTATCAGCATCTACCGATTCATCTGCAAGTTTGTCTGCAGTGACGGCTTGCGCTCCTAGTTTGTCACTCGTCACGGCCCCATCCTGCAGCATATGTGTAGCAATTGCACCGGACTGAACGTGTCTAGCGGAAATGGCGCCGTTGGCAATCGATTCCGTGCAGACCGCCTGTGGTGCCAAATGCCCAGTTTGTACCGATCCCGCCCGCAATTTGTGCCCATCTACTGACGAATTTGCGAGTTTGTCGGTCGTAACGGACTGTGTGCCTAATTTGTCCGTTGTGATGGCATCATCCTGCAGCATGTCTGCCGTAATGGCACCTGGTTGAATATGCCTGCTCTCAATGGCACCGTCGGCAATGGATTCACTCACGACAGCCTGCCGCGCAAGATGAACCGTCCGGACTGCCCGTGCCTGCAATTTGTTTGTGTCCACCGACTCGTCTGCCAGGATGTCTTTCGTGACGGATTGAAGTCCGAGCTTGGTGCTCGTCACGGCCCCGTCTTGCAGCATTTCCGTTGTGATTGTGTCGGGATGAATGTGCCTGCTTTGAATGACGCCGTCGGCGATGGCATCACTGACAACAGCTTGATGTGCCAAATGTACTGCACTGACGGCTCCCGCCTGCAATTTATCTCCGGTTACCGCATCATTTGCCAACTTATCAGTCGTCACGGCATGGGCTCTCAATTTGTCCGTGCGTACGGCTTCATTTTGTAACATCTCTGTGGCGACGGAGCCCGGCTGGAGATGTCTGCTTTCAATGGCGTCATTGGCGATAGACTCGCTCACTACAGCCTGGTATGCGATGTGTGGTGTCTGTACCGATCCGGCACGCAAGTGTTCTGACCCCACCGAATCAATCGCCAATTTCTGGCTCGTCACGGACCCGTCCCCGAGCTTGCTTGTGTTCACAGCGTCATCTTGAACGAGTTCGGTCGTGATCGCTCCCGGTTCGATGTGCTTGCCTTTGATGGCGCCCGCGGCGATGAATTCACTTGTAACTGTCTCAGGTGCAAGATGGGATGTATTGATGGATCCAGCCTGGATCTTGTTCCCGTTTATCGCATTATCGGCAATTTGATTCGTGCCGACAGATTGGTTTTGTAAGTGTTCCGATCGGACAGATGACGGTGCGAGTGCCTCACTGGTGACACTATGTTGGTGAAGATGATGATCAAGAATAGAATTCGGCATAATTTTGTCGGACGTCACACTTACGTCCGCGAGTTTGCGTGCCGTGACAGACAGGTCGATCAGTTTATCGGTTGAGACCGATTCCGTTGCCAATTTGGACGTTGTGACAGCGTGATCCATGACTTGGTGTGTCCCGATAATGCCATCTGCCAGGTGGTGCAGCTGAATAGCCTGCTCTTTGATATGGCGAGAATGGACTGCTTTGTCGCCGATCACGTTCTCTGTAGCAGCACCTCGGGCCATCTTTTCCGTTGTCACTGCACCATCGCGCAAGAGCGAGGTGTGAATTGCATTTTCTTCAATATGTGCGTCCGTAATGGACTCATTTGCAATATGATCGGATTTGACTGCACCTTGGCGAATTTTGGCCGATCCGATGCTGCCATCCGCTATTTTTCCCGCCGTGACGGACAAATCGAAGATTTTGTCTGTCGTGACAGCATTGGACGCTAACTTTGAAGTGGTTACCGAATTATCAGCTAGATGGTGGGAGCGAACGGCCGCCCCTGAAATGTGCTGTTCTTGAACGGCTTGCTCTTGAATTTGTTGCGGGCCGACGGCACCCTCCGCCAACTTCACGTCCGTGACCGATCGGTTGCGAATCTTCGT
This is a stretch of genomic DNA from Alicyclobacillus dauci. It encodes these proteins:
- a CDS encoding WIAG-tail domain, with protein sequence MQRQKRRRLNKPKSNVTVSSSPEWAVIEEEPEFIWEPEEEEVAEVAEAPNVAEVVKVAEVAEITPEAKVSTMPAEVSRKPSLQERKSEQKQFIVYTDDLADQVVTTEKLGNHSVDATKIKLETIGTELLKDYAVDSSKLGDRSVTTRKLAPSAVESEHIADNAITGDKIQDRSIQGRKIASHSITSEHLADKTIDSMKIAEGSIQTKHLHRQSVSSDIIQDHAVTSAKIEGGAIQANHLANGIVDSTKLEDGAVTETKIRNRSVTDVKLAEGAVGPQQIQEQAVQEQHISGAAVRSHHLADNSVTTSKLASNAVTTDKIFDLSVTAGKIADGSIGSAKIRQGAVKSDHIANESITDAHIEENAIHTSLLRDGAVTTEKMARGAATENVIGDKAVHSRHIKEQAIQLHHLADGIIGTHQVMDHAVTTSKLATESVSTDKLIDLSVTARKLADVSVTSDKIMPNSILDHHLHQHSVTSEALAPSSVRSEHLQNQSVGTNQIADNAINGNKIQAGSINTSHLAPETVTSEFIAAGAIKGKHIEPGAITTELVQDDAVNTSKLGDGSVTSQKLAIDSVGSEHLRAGSVQTPHIAYQAVVSESIANDAIESRHLQPGSVATEMLQNEAVRTDKLRAHAVTTDKLANDAVTGDKLQAGAVSAVHLAHQAVVSDAIADGVIQSRHIHPDTITTEMLQDGAVTSTKLGLQSVTKDILADESVDTNKLQARAVRTVHLARQAVVSESIADGAIESRHIQPGAITADMLQDDAITTDKLGTQSVTTDKLANSSVDGHKLRAGSVQTGHLAPQAVCTESIANGAISARHVQSGAIATHMLQDGAVTSDKLGAQAVTADKLADESVDADKLHARAVQTAHLERQAVVSESIADGAIESRHIQPGTIITEMIQDDSVTTIKLALHSVTKDILAEKSVDADKLNPRAVRTVHIARQAVVSESIADGAIETRHIQPGAVTAEMLQDDAVTTNQLANASVTTDKLASTSVNSEKLQVGAVQSTHLAPQAVVSESIAYGAVSAKHIQPGAVTTEILQDGSVTSDKLATQSVTTDNLADESVDGQKLHARAVQTVHLERQAVVSDSIADGAIESRHIQPGAVTTEMLQDNSVTTDKLTVRSVTTDILADESISADKLQAGAVHNSHLAPQAVTSKSIADAAIETRHIQPAAVITEILQDGAVTTDKLGTASVTTDKLASASVDADKLQAGAVCSSHLAPQAVASESIAYGAVGSKHMQPRAITTEVLEDGAVTTDKLAVQSVTTEKFADESVSADKLQARAVQTAHLERQAVVSESIADGAIGTRHIQPSTIITEMLQDNSVTTEKLAIQSVTTDVLADESVDADKLSPRAVQTVHISQQAVTSDTIADGAIETRHIQAGIITADLLEDETVTADKLGYGSVTTEKLANESVDADKLQAGAVHGSHLAPHAVRSESIADGAIETRHILPETVTTEMLQNDSVTTSKMAAQSVTADILADESVNADKLHARAVLTVHISHQAVVSESIADNAIKSRHIQAGAVTTETLQDYVVTTEKLAPYSVTSDNLDFAPVRTTEQHGEALQQFGMIPFLIKETQEWVDVPVSLDEGYPSDRFVVVANTNVLGCYVVVQEQTQTSFVLRITRVGQPKADVGIVHWIAMGSQFDFRTEADYLAQTTSDEIPAPVDDDLFAEPTDELGTTESELVTVGSYELFSEPDNDSEDDLDASDPYTM